The Streptomyces cynarae genome contains a region encoding:
- a CDS encoding DUF3039 domain-containing protein gives MSTLEPERGTGTGTLVEPTPQVSHGDGDHERFAHYVQKDKIMASALDGTPVVALCGKVWVPGRDPKKYPVCPMCKEIYDSMGSGGDEGKGGDK, from the coding sequence ATGAGCACTCTTGAGCCCGAGCGCGGCACCGGTACGGGGACCCTCGTAGAGCCGACGCCGCAGGTGTCGCACGGCGACGGCGACCACGAGCGCTTCGCCCACTACGTCCAGAAGGACAAGATCATGGCGAGCGCCCTGGACGGCACTCCCGTCGTGGCGCTGTGCGGCAAGGTGTGGGTCCCGGGACGCGACCCGAAGAAGTACCCCGTCTGCCCCATGTGCAAGGAGATCTACGACTCCATGGGCAGCGGCGGCGACGAAGGCAAGGGCGGCGACAAGTAG
- a CDS encoding YqgE/AlgH family protein, protein MTEVSSLTGRLLVATPALADPNFDRAVVLLLDHDEEGSLGVVLNRPTPVDVGDILEGWADLAGEPGVVFQGGPVSLDSALGVAVIPGGASPEHAPLGWRRVHGAIGLVDLEAPPELLAKALGSLRIFAGYAGWGPGQLEDELVDGAWYVVESEPGDVSSPAPEKLWRDVLRRQRSELAMVATYPDDPTLN, encoded by the coding sequence ATGACCGAGGTGTCCTCGCTCACAGGGCGGCTGCTCGTGGCCACCCCCGCCCTGGCGGACCCGAACTTCGACCGCGCTGTGGTGCTGCTCCTCGACCACGACGAGGAGGGCTCGCTCGGCGTGGTCCTCAACCGCCCCACGCCCGTTGACGTGGGGGACATCCTGGAGGGCTGGGCGGACCTCGCGGGCGAACCCGGTGTCGTCTTCCAGGGCGGACCCGTCTCGCTGGACTCGGCGCTCGGTGTCGCGGTGATCCCCGGCGGCGCGTCCCCGGAACACGCCCCGCTCGGTTGGCGGCGGGTGCACGGCGCGATCGGCCTGGTCGACCTGGAGGCCCCTCCGGAACTGCTCGCCAAGGCGCTCGGCTCCCTGCGCATCTTCGCCGGATACGCCGGCTGGGGGCCGGGCCAGCTGGAGGACGAGCTGGTCGACGGGGCGTGGTACGTCGTCGAGTCGGAACCCGGCGACGTCTCGTCCCCGGCCCCGGAGAAACTCTGGCGCGACGTGCTGCGACGCCAGCGCAGCGAGCTGGCGATGGTGGCGACGTACCCGGACGACCCTACGCTCAACTGA
- the murA gene encoding UDP-N-acetylglucosamine 1-carboxyvinyltransferase yields MTVNDDVLLVHGGTPLEGEIRVRGAKNLVPKAMVAALLGSAPSRLRNVPDIRDVRVVRGLLQLHGVTVRPGEEPGELVLDPTHVESANVADIDAHAGSSRIPILFCGPLLHRLGHAFIPGLGGCDIGGRPIDFHFDVLRQFGAVIEKRADGQYLEAPKGLRGTKIRLPYPSVGATEQVLLTAVMADGVTELSNAAVEPEIEDLICVLQKMGAIIAMDTDRTIRITGVEKLGGYTHRALPDRLEAASWASAALATNGNIYVRGAQQRSMMTFLNTYRKVGGAFEIDDEGIRFWHPGGQLKSIALETDVHPGFQTDWQQPLVVALTQATGLSIIHETVYESRLGFTSALNQMGAHIQLYRECLGGSDCRFGQRNFLHSAVVSGPTKLQGADLVIPDLRGGFSYLIAALAAEGTSRVHGIDLINRGYENFMEKLMELGAKVELPGNALG; encoded by the coding sequence ATGACCGTCAACGACGATGTCCTCCTTGTCCACGGCGGCACCCCGCTCGAGGGCGAGATCCGTGTCCGCGGTGCGAAGAACCTCGTACCGAAGGCCATGGTCGCCGCCCTCCTGGGCAGTGCCCCGAGCAGACTGCGCAACGTGCCCGACATCCGCGACGTGCGCGTCGTCCGGGGGCTGCTGCAGCTGCACGGCGTGACGGTGCGTCCGGGCGAGGAGCCGGGTGAGCTGGTGCTCGACCCGACGCACGTCGAGAGCGCGAACGTCGCGGACATCGATGCCCACGCGGGCTCGTCGCGCATCCCGATCCTGTTCTGCGGTCCGCTGCTGCACCGGCTGGGCCACGCGTTCATCCCGGGTCTCGGCGGCTGCGACATCGGCGGCCGGCCGATCGACTTCCACTTCGACGTGCTGCGGCAGTTCGGCGCGGTCATCGAGAAGCGGGCGGACGGCCAGTACCTGGAGGCGCCGAAGGGGCTGCGCGGCACGAAGATCCGGCTGCCGTACCCGTCCGTCGGCGCGACGGAGCAGGTACTTCTGACGGCCGTCATGGCCGATGGCGTGACCGAGTTGTCCAACGCGGCCGTGGAGCCCGAGATCGAGGACCTCATCTGCGTGCTGCAGAAGATGGGCGCGATCATCGCGATGGACACCGACCGCACGATCCGCATCACCGGCGTGGAGAAGCTCGGCGGCTACACCCACCGCGCCCTCCCGGACCGGCTGGAGGCCGCGTCCTGGGCGTCGGCGGCGCTGGCGACCAACGGCAACATCTACGTCCGTGGCGCGCAGCAGCGGTCGATGATGACGTTCCTGAACACCTACCGCAAGGTGGGCGGCGCGTTCGAGATCGACGACGAGGGCATCCGGTTCTGGCACCCGGGCGGGCAGCTGAAGTCGATCGCGCTGGAGACGGACGTGCACCCCGGCTTCCAGACGGACTGGCAGCAGCCGCTGGTCGTGGCCCTGACCCAGGCGACTGGCCTGTCGATCATCCACGAGACGGTGTACGAGTCCCGCCTCGGCTTCACCTCCGCGCTGAACCAGATGGGCGCGCACATCCAGCTCTACCGCGAGTGCCTCGGCGGCTCCGACTGCCGCTTCGGGCAGCGCAACTTCCTGCACTCCGCGGTCGTTTCGGGCCCGACGAAGCTGCAGGGCGCGGACCTGGTCATCCCCGACCTGCGCGGCGGCTTCTCCTACCTGATCGCGGCCCTGGCGGCCGAGGGCACGTCCCGCGTCCACGGCATCGACCTGATCAACCGCGGCTACGAGAACTTCATGGAGAAGCTGATGGAGCTGGGCGCGAAGGTCGAACTGCCGGGCAACGCACTCGGCTGA
- a CDS encoding HU family DNA-binding protein produces MNRSELVAALADRAEVTRKDADAVLAAFAETVGEVVAKGDEKVTIPGFLTFERTHRAARTARNPQTGDPIQIPAGYSVKVSAGSKLKEAAKGK; encoded by the coding sequence ATGAACCGCAGTGAGCTGGTGGCCGCGCTGGCCGACCGCGCCGAGGTGACCCGCAAGGACGCCGACGCCGTGCTGGCCGCGTTCGCCGAGACCGTCGGCGAGGTCGTCGCCAAGGGCGACGAGAAGGTCACCATCCCTGGCTTCCTCACCTTCGAGCGCACCCACCGTGCCGCTCGCACCGCGCGCAACCCGCAGACCGGCGACCCCATCCAGATCCCGGCCGGCTACAGCGTGAAGGTCTCCGCGGGCTCCAAGCTCAAGGAAGCCGCCAAGGGCAAGTGA
- a CDS encoding NAD-dependent malic enzyme, which yields MATAPSVSYSMTVRLEVPASGTAVSQLTTAVESSGGSVTGLDVTASGHEKLRIDVTIAATSTAHAQEIVEKLRGIEGVTLGKVSDRTFLMHLGGKIEMASKHPIRNRDDLSMVYTPGVARVCMAIAENPEDARRLTIKRNSVAVVTDGSAVLGLGNIGPKAALPVMEGKAALFKRFAGIDAWPICLDTQDTDAIVEIVKAIAPGFAGINLEDISAPRCFEIEARLREALDIPVFHDDQHGTAIVVLAALTNALRVVGKEIENVRVVMSGAGAAGTAILKLLLAAGVKNAVVADIHGVVHAGRGDLVDAAPDSALRWIADNTNQEGLTGTLKEAVRGADVFIGVSAPNVLDGNDVAAMAEGAIVFALANPDPEVDPAIARQTAAVVATGRSDFPNQINNVLVFPGVFRGLLDAQSRTVNTEMMLAAAQALADVVTEGELNPNYIIPSVFNDKVAGAVAGAVREAAKAAGASATADE from the coding sequence ATGGCAACGGCGCCCAGCGTCTCCTACTCGATGACGGTCCGGTTGGAGGTGCCCGCGAGCGGAACCGCCGTCTCGCAGCTCACCACCGCCGTGGAGTCCTCCGGAGGCTCGGTGACCGGCCTCGACGTCACCGCGTCCGGCCACGAGAAGCTCCGTATCGACGTCACCATCGCCGCCACCTCCACCGCGCACGCGCAGGAGATCGTCGAGAAGCTGCGCGGCATCGAGGGCGTCACGCTGGGCAAGGTCTCGGACCGTACGTTCCTCATGCACCTCGGCGGCAAGATCGAGATGGCGTCGAAGCACCCCATCCGCAACCGTGACGACCTGTCCATGGTCTACACGCCGGGTGTGGCGCGCGTGTGCATGGCGATCGCCGAGAACCCCGAGGACGCCCGCCGCCTCACCATCAAGCGCAACTCCGTTGCGGTCGTGACGGACGGCTCCGCCGTGCTGGGCCTCGGCAACATCGGCCCGAAGGCCGCGCTGCCCGTCATGGAGGGCAAGGCGGCCCTCTTCAAGCGGTTCGCCGGCATCGACGCCTGGCCGATCTGCCTGGACACCCAGGACACCGACGCGATCGTCGAGATCGTCAAGGCGATCGCCCCCGGGTTCGCCGGCATCAACCTCGAGGACATCTCCGCGCCGCGCTGCTTCGAGATCGAGGCCCGGCTGCGCGAAGCGCTCGACATCCCCGTCTTCCACGACGACCAGCACGGCACGGCCATCGTGGTGCTGGCCGCCCTCACCAACGCACTTCGCGTGGTGGGCAAGGAGATCGAGAACGTCCGCGTCGTGATGTCGGGCGCCGGCGCGGCCGGTACGGCGATCCTGAAGCTGCTGCTCGCGGCGGGCGTGAAGAACGCGGTGGTGGCCGACATCCACGGTGTCGTGCACGCCGGCCGCGGGGACCTCGTGGACGCCGCGCCGGACTCGGCGCTGCGCTGGATCGCCGACAACACCAACCAGGAGGGCCTGACCGGCACGCTGAAGGAAGCGGTGCGGGGCGCCGACGTCTTCATCGGTGTCTCGGCGCCGAACGTGCTCGACGGCAACGACGTGGCGGCCATGGCGGAGGGCGCGATCGTGTTCGCGCTCGCGAACCCGGACCCCGAGGTCGACCCCGCAATCGCCCGTCAGACGGCGGCTGTTGTGGCCACCGGGCGCTCCGACTTCCCGAACCAGATCAACAACGTGCTGGTGTTCCCGGGCGTCTTCCGCGGTCTGCTGGACGCGCAGTCCCGCACGGTCAACACTGAGATGATGCTGGCGGCCGCGCAGGCCCTCGCGGACGTGGTGACCGAAGGCGAGCTGAACCCGAACTACATCATTCCGAGCGTCTTCAACGACAAGGTCGCGGGCGCGGTCGCCGGAGCCGTGCGGGAGGCCGCGAAGGCGGCGGGCGCGTCGGCGACGGCGGACGAGTAG